The Fodinibius saliphilus genome segment ATATATTGACTAACTTTTACCATAAAGTTATCTATTTTCAATCCTAGTTCACTTTTCTACTATGATTAGAGCCTCATTCGCTTTGAGTTGTTTCAACAACTGGAAATATAATTTTTTGCTTATCAACATATGTAAATGAAGCGAGATCAATCTTTCTATACATTAGGAAAAACTGAAATAACCAGTTGTAAAATATTTTTCCTATGCACTTTATTAAAAATCTGGAGTGGCGTTATGCTATAAAACTTTTCTATCCCAACAAAAAGGTTTCTGAAACTCATCTCAATCTAATAAAAGAAACAATACAGCTTTCAGCCTCATCCTATGGTCTCCAACTTTATAAGGCCTTTATTATTGCAAATCCCGATATCAGGGCAAAACTAAAGTCGGCTTCCTGGGGTCCACAACAAATTACAGATGCCTCTCTTATAATCGTATTCTGTAGCTATACCGACGTACATCGCAAGCACATTGATGATTTTCTAAC includes the following:
- a CDS encoding nitroreductase family protein, with amino-acid sequence MHFIKNLEWRYAIKLFYPNKKVSETHLNLIKETIQLSASSYGLQLYKAFIIANPDIRAKLKSASWGPQQITDASLIIVFCSYTDVHRKHIDDFLTLKSNTQDIPLSELEGYGDFMEAKINEKSEQELKHWTAKQTYLAFGTPKPPSGFSCF